A DNA window from Candidatus Roseilinea sp. contains the following coding sequences:
- a CDS encoding glycosyl transferase codes for MQTLAVTIIAKNEADNIVECLESVTWANEIVVADSGSTDETCAIARRYTDKVFFHEWTGYADQRNFADSLVTTDWILALDADERVSEALRNEIQRMLSKSANDQTFQAFRIPIKDWMFGKFVNYGSWPHQRPIRLYRAGCATWRGAVHESLHLRGAIGDLYSPILHYSHTSIRKFLDKLNTYTEIEAEEMFKAGRRVRLSHALAGALRAFLGQYVRLQGFRDGGHGLILAILMATYYFITRAKLWSYWYLQDHGKVS; via the coding sequence ATGCAGACTCTTGCCGTCACGATCATCGCCAAAAACGAAGCGGACAACATTGTAGAATGCCTGGAAAGCGTTACTTGGGCCAACGAAATCGTCGTTGCTGACTCTGGCAGCACAGATGAAACCTGCGCCATTGCGCGCCGTTACACCGACAAAGTCTTTTTTCATGAATGGACCGGCTACGCGGATCAACGCAATTTTGCCGACTCTCTGGTCACAACTGACTGGATCTTGGCCCTCGATGCTGATGAACGTGTCTCTGAAGCACTGCGAAACGAAATTCAGAGAATGCTGTCTAAATCGGCCAATGATCAAACTTTTCAGGCGTTTAGAATTCCCATTAAAGACTGGATGTTCGGCAAATTTGTGAACTACGGATCGTGGCCCCATCAACGTCCTATTCGTCTGTATCGCGCCGGCTGCGCCACCTGGCGGGGAGCTGTGCATGAAAGTCTACATCTGCGCGGGGCAATTGGCGATTTATACAGCCCGATATTGCATTACTCCCATACCAGCATCCGCAAATTTCTCGACAAGCTCAACACTTATACGGAGATTGAAGCCGAGGAGATGTTCAAGGCTGGCCGACGCGTGAGGTTGAGCCATGCGCTGGCCGGCGCATTACGCGCGTTTCTTGGCCAGTATGTGCGACTGCAAGGCTTTCGCGATGGCGGACACGGCTTGATTCTGGCGATCCTGATGGCAACCTACTACTTCATCACTCGCGCAAAGCTGTGGAGCTACTGGTATCTGCAGGACCATGGTAAGGTGTCATGA
- a CDS encoding hypothetical protein (possible pseudo, frameshifted), whose amino-acid sequence MSKILVTGGAGFIGSHVVEALVERGHDVVVLDDLSGGFADNVSPQAKLVVGSITNVKLVQQLFDAQRFDYVYHLAAYAAEGLSHFIRRFNYENNLIGSMNLINAAVNHNVKCFVFTSSIAVLRLQPRASHARGNPSPS is encoded by the coding sequence ATGAGCAAAATCTTAGTTACCGGCGGCGCCGGCTTTATCGGTTCACATGTGGTCGAAGCGTTGGTTGAGCGTGGGCATGACGTGGTCGTGCTGGATGATTTGAGCGGTGGATTTGCCGACAACGTATCGCCCCAGGCCAAATTGGTCGTCGGCAGCATCACCAACGTCAAGTTGGTGCAGCAGTTGTTCGATGCCCAACGTTTTGATTATGTCTACCACCTAGCAGCTTACGCGGCTGAAGGCCTGAGCCACTTTATCCGTCGCTTTAACTACGAAAACAATCTGATCGGCAGCATGAATTTGATCAACGCCGCCGTCAACCACAATGTAAAGTGCTTTGTGTTTACCTCGTCTATCGCTGTTTTACGGCTCCAGCCCAGAGCTTCCCATGCGCGAGGAAACCCCTCCCCATCCTGA
- a CDS encoding glycosyl transferase, with amino-acid sequence MTGAVDLSICIINHRTPDLLRACLQSIAATAAPLSVETWIVNNTGDDAGAIREMVQAHPNARLIQNERPLGFSANQNQMLERAIGRYLMPLNSDTLVQPGALAELVAFMDQHPDAGIAGPRLVRANGALQPSCRNFPTPLTHFLEAAGLWQALRGNRWIGRRFYLAGPHDTVMSVDWLTGACLIVRAEAARQVGFYNAKMFPGLYGEDLEWCWRMKQAGWQILFDPAATVVHLENQSPLDDRTIHMYRGFYQFCACHYPASQQRRIRLATRLALLPRLWASRNPQVRNIYRQLIALEMPACAPDIMPL; translated from the coding sequence ATGACAGGTGCAGTCGACCTTAGCATTTGCATAATTAACCATCGCACGCCAGACCTGCTGCGTGCGTGCCTGCAATCTATCGCCGCCACCGCAGCGCCTTTGTCCGTCGAAACGTGGATCGTCAACAACACGGGCGACGACGCCGGCGCAATTCGCGAGATGGTTCAAGCGCATCCCAACGCGCGCCTGATTCAAAACGAGCGTCCGTTGGGCTTCTCGGCTAACCAGAACCAGATGCTGGAACGCGCCATCGGCCGGTATCTGATGCCACTCAACTCCGACACGCTCGTCCAGCCCGGTGCGCTGGCCGAGCTGGTCGCTTTCATGGACCAGCATCCCGATGCCGGCATAGCCGGCCCGCGACTCGTGCGCGCCAACGGCGCCCTTCAGCCTTCGTGCCGCAACTTCCCCACCCCACTCACCCACTTCCTTGAAGCTGCGGGCTTATGGCAGGCGCTGCGCGGCAATCGTTGGATTGGACGACGCTTCTACCTGGCCGGCCCGCATGACACAGTCATGTCTGTAGACTGGTTGACCGGCGCCTGCCTGATCGTGCGGGCCGAAGCCGCGCGCCAGGTTGGCTTTTACAACGCCAAGATGTTCCCCGGCCTGTATGGCGAAGACCTGGAGTGGTGCTGGCGCATGAAACAGGCCGGCTGGCAGATTCTCTTCGACCCTGCCGCCACCGTGGTGCACCTCGAAAACCAAAGCCCGCTGGATGACCGGACCATTCACATGTATCGCGGCTTCTACCAGTTCTGCGCCTGCCATTACCCCGCCTCCCAACAGCGCCGCATCCGGCTGGCAACTCGGCTCGCCCTGTTGCCTCGCCTGTGGGCATCCCGCAATCCCCAGGTGCGCAACATCTATAGACAGTTGATCGCACTCGAAATGCCGGCCTGCGCTCCGGATATAATGCCGCTGTGA
- a CDS encoding glycosyl transferase family 1, protein MPDSSAHPRRKYYFDARVIQDHFPGIGRYAYNLLAALPDELDEDESIIALFDPSALNTRFDLNHLNHPKLERIERRAPLFHPANLLRTPIAAPPVAASHYPYYVRPYVSPAHSVTTLHDLIPLTQPHFVPTARDRLLIWILTTLAAHASTMLITVSEASARDIRHTWPRLRKPVIVIPEAADPIFIPQSAERCAMLRAKYDLPEHFTLYLASNKPHKNLVRLIEAWAILNAQRSDAAEVLVIAGHQDPRYPQAQDRARALGIADRVRFIGEVRNADMPALYSACALFVFPSLYEGFGLTPLEAMACGAPVACSNTSSLPEVVGDAALLFDPTRPEEIAATCARILHDATLRHQLRASSLRQAARFTWAETARRTLEVYRHVAASANRQR, encoded by the coding sequence ATGCCCGATTCCAGCGCTCATCCTCGGCGCAAATACTATTTCGATGCGCGGGTGATCCAAGATCACTTCCCCGGCATTGGGCGCTATGCGTATAACCTGCTGGCAGCGCTGCCGGATGAACTAGACGAGGATGAAAGCATCATCGCGCTGTTTGATCCCTCGGCGCTCAACACCCGCTTCGACCTGAACCACTTGAACCACCCCAAACTGGAGCGGATCGAGCGCCGCGCACCGCTCTTCCACCCCGCCAACCTACTACGCACACCAATTGCAGCCCCTCCCGTTGCCGCTTCCCATTACCCTTACTACGTGCGGCCCTACGTCAGCCCGGCGCATTCAGTGACGACGCTCCACGACCTCATTCCCCTCACCCAGCCACATTTTGTGCCCACTGCAAGAGATCGCCTCCTCATTTGGATATTGACCACGCTCGCGGCACACGCCTCCACAATGCTCATCACCGTTTCAGAGGCCTCAGCACGCGACATTCGCCATACGTGGCCTCGCCTGCGCAAGCCGGTGATCGTGATCCCCGAAGCTGCCGATCCGATCTTCATCCCCCAATCGGCCGAGCGCTGTGCCATGCTGCGCGCCAAATACGACCTGCCCGAACACTTCACGCTCTACCTTGCCAGCAACAAGCCGCACAAGAACCTGGTGCGGCTCATCGAAGCTTGGGCCATCTTGAATGCCCAGCGCTCTGACGCGGCCGAGGTCCTGGTGATCGCCGGCCACCAGGACCCCCGCTATCCGCAGGCGCAGGATCGCGCGCGGGCGCTGGGCATTGCAGATCGAGTCCGCTTCATCGGCGAAGTGCGCAACGCCGACATGCCGGCGCTGTACTCAGCTTGCGCGCTGTTCGTCTTCCCTTCGCTCTACGAAGGCTTCGGCCTGACGCCGCTTGAAGCGATGGCCTGTGGCGCACCGGTCGCTTGCTCCAACACATCATCACTTCCTGAGGTGGTCGGCGACGCTGCGCTGTTGTTTGATCCTACTCGCCCCGAGGAGATTGCCGCGACATGCGCGCGCATCCTCCATGATGCCACGCTGCGACACCAACTGCGCGCCTCCAGCCTGCGCCAGGCCGCTCGCTTCACCTGGGCCGAGACGGCCCGCCGCACGCTGGAGGTATACCGCCACGTGGCTGCGTCGGCCAATCGTCAGCGTTGA
- a CDS encoding glycosyl hydrolase, giving the protein MYNGRRVSVIFPAYNEEQYIRQAVEDFWIPGVVDEVIVVNNNSRDRTAEEAAKTPARVVLETQQGYGYALRRGMREATGDLVILAEPDGTFVGRDVLKLLAYAEDFEMVCGTRTTREMIWKEANMGWFLRVGNWAVAKMLQLLYNGPSLSDCGCTLRLIHRSALERIQDHFTVGKSHFLPEMVILALRAGIRVIEVPVNYRGRVGESKITGNFKGALRTGLRMIGLILSYRFK; this is encoded by the coding sequence ATGTATAACGGCAGACGCGTGAGTGTGATCTTCCCGGCCTACAACGAAGAACAATACATCCGCCAGGCTGTGGAGGATTTCTGGATTCCAGGCGTGGTGGATGAAGTAATCGTGGTCAACAACAACTCGCGCGATCGCACAGCCGAGGAGGCGGCAAAAACGCCGGCCCGCGTCGTGCTCGAAACCCAACAGGGCTACGGTTATGCGCTACGACGTGGCATGCGTGAAGCGACCGGCGATCTGGTCATCCTGGCTGAGCCAGACGGCACGTTCGTGGGCCGCGACGTGCTGAAGCTGCTCGCCTACGCCGAGGACTTTGAGATGGTGTGCGGCACACGCACCACCCGCGAGATGATCTGGAAGGAAGCCAACATGGGCTGGTTTCTGCGCGTGGGTAACTGGGCGGTCGCCAAGATGCTGCAGTTGCTCTATAACGGCCCTTCGCTCAGCGACTGCGGCTGCACGTTGCGCCTGATCCACCGTTCGGCGCTTGAACGCATTCAGGATCATTTCACCGTTGGCAAATCTCACTTCCTGCCCGAGATGGTGATTCTGGCTTTGCGCGCCGGCATCCGGGTCATTGAAGTGCCGGTCAACTATCGTGGGCGTGTGGGCGAGTCCAAGATCACCGGCAACTTTAAAGGCGCACTGCGCACCGGGCTGCGCATGATCGGCCTGATTCTCAGCTACAGGTTCAAGTAG
- a CDS encoding hypothetical protein (possible pseudo, frameshifted), producing the protein MREETPPHPEDPYGIAKLAVEQDLAACRNMFGLNYVIFRPHNVYGERQNIGDRYRNVVGIFMNQILQGKPMTIFGDGQQTRAFSYIRDIAPIMADVIDMPHAWNETFNIGADQPYTVRELAERVAQAMGVAPNVRYVEARNEVMHAYASHDKVRRFFGERALHSLDEGLAAMAAWVKRHGARRSQKFQDIEVLRNLPSVWLEE; encoded by the coding sequence ATGCGCGAGGAAACCCCTCCCCATCCTGAGGATCCCTACGGCATTGCCAAGCTAGCCGTTGAGCAAGACTTAGCAGCCTGTCGAAACATGTTCGGGCTGAACTATGTCATCTTTCGTCCCCACAATGTCTACGGCGAGCGACAAAACATCGGCGACCGTTACCGCAACGTGGTCGGCATTTTCATGAACCAGATCCTGCAGGGCAAACCGATGACCATCTTCGGTGACGGACAGCAAACGCGAGCGTTCAGCTACATCCGCGACATCGCACCGATTATGGCGGATGTGATTGACATGCCGCATGCTTGGAACGAAACCTTTAACATCGGTGCCGATCAACCATATACTGTGCGTGAGCTTGCCGAACGCGTGGCCCAGGCAATGGGTGTTGCGCCCAACGTCCGGTATGTAGAAGCACGCAATGAAGTCATGCATGCATACGCTTCTCACGATAAGGTGCGACGCTTCTTCGGCGAACGCGCGCTTCATTCCCTCGACGAAGGCCTGGCGGCCATGGCGGCATGGGTGAAGCGACATGGCGCGCGACGCAGCCAAAAATTTCAAGACATCGAAGTGCTCCGCAATCTCCCCTCAGTCTGGTTAGAGGAATAG
- a CDS encoding ABC transporter ATP-binding protein — protein MNAPVAPPSTPMAQAMPPASAPFLLQLEGIQTFYGALQVHFGLNLHVCRGEIVCLLGGNASGKSTTMKVILGLVTPRAGRVLFDGQPITGLPTPQIIRRGIASVPESRRVFPDMTVRENILMGAYTRADREEIQRDYERMLELFPRLRQRLNQRAGVLSGGEQQMLAMARALMSRPKLICMDEPTMGLSPLFVDRVLDLIQHINRQGVTVFMVEQNANLALQIAHRGYVLQNGHIVLEGAASTLLDSPEVRDAYLGGDAR, from the coding sequence GCCCCGGTTGCGCCCCCCTCAACACCGATGGCGCAGGCGATGCCGCCGGCATCCGCGCCCTTCCTGCTCCAGCTTGAGGGCATTCAGACCTTCTATGGCGCGTTGCAGGTGCACTTCGGCTTGAATCTGCATGTCTGCCGAGGAGAGATCGTGTGTCTGCTGGGCGGCAACGCCAGCGGCAAAAGCACCACCATGAAAGTGATCCTTGGCTTGGTCACGCCGCGCGCGGGCCGCGTGCTGTTCGACGGCCAACCGATCACCGGCCTGCCGACGCCGCAGATCATCCGACGCGGCATTGCGTCGGTGCCGGAGTCGCGCCGCGTCTTTCCCGACATGACGGTGCGCGAGAACATCCTGATGGGTGCCTATACGCGCGCCGACCGCGAGGAAATCCAGCGCGACTACGAGCGCATGCTCGAACTCTTCCCGCGCCTGCGTCAGCGCTTGAACCAACGCGCCGGCGTGCTCAGCGGCGGCGAGCAGCAGATGTTGGCGATGGCGCGCGCGCTGATGAGCCGCCCCAAGCTGATCTGCATGGACGAGCCGACCATGGGACTGTCGCCCTTGTTCGTAGACCGCGTGCTGGACCTGATCCAGCACATCAACCGGCAGGGCGTGACCGTGTTCATGGTGGAGCAGAACGCCAATCTCGCCCTGCAAATCGCCCATCGCGGCTACGTGCTGCAAAACGGGCACATCGTGCTGGAAGGCGCGGCGAGCACGCTGCTCGACAGCCCGGAGGTGCGCGACGCTTATCTGGGCGGCGACGCGCGCTGA
- a CDS encoding glycosyl transferase, whose translation MFIPASANTSVDLSVIILTYNTRDLTCACVQSVIADAERTPYTVEIVVVDNASTDGTVTALRQATPDVHIIVNASNLGFSRGNNVGLRTARGRYMMLLNSDTEIQPDALQTLIAFMDAHPDAGACGPMLLNADGSLQPSGRPLPSMWTPIMSMTRLYRLWKRDFYRQAGRDYNAIAKVGEVSGAALLVRREAYVSVGGLDPNLFAYYEDIDWCKRIGDAGFSVYYVPGARVVHYWQSTSRSVSELAYRAGQNSRRYYYAKHHGPIAHAVIQCLLATKELALITAATLKRDTTSQQFHRRMLANVFTALPPPTGSH comes from the coding sequence ATGTTCATCCCCGCCTCGGCCAACACCTCCGTTGATCTATCGGTGATCATCCTCACTTACAACACGCGCGATCTCACCTGCGCCTGCGTGCAGTCGGTCATCGCCGATGCCGAGCGCACGCCCTACACAGTCGAGATAGTCGTCGTCGACAACGCATCCACTGATGGCACGGTGACGGCCCTCAGGCAAGCCACGCCCGACGTTCACATCATCGTCAACGCCAGCAATCTGGGATTCTCGCGCGGCAACAACGTTGGGCTGCGCACCGCGCGCGGGCGCTATATGATGCTCTTGAACTCCGACACCGAGATTCAACCAGACGCCTTGCAGACCCTCATCGCGTTCATGGATGCGCATCCCGATGCCGGCGCGTGCGGCCCGATGCTGCTAAACGCCGATGGCTCACTTCAGCCTTCCGGCCGACCATTGCCCTCCATGTGGACCCCGATCATGAGCATGACCCGGCTGTACCGGCTATGGAAACGCGACTTCTACAGGCAGGCCGGGCGCGACTACAACGCCATCGCAAAGGTGGGAGAAGTATCGGGTGCAGCATTGCTGGTGCGGCGTGAGGCTTACGTCTCCGTTGGGGGACTCGATCCAAACCTGTTTGCGTACTACGAAGACATTGACTGGTGCAAACGCATCGGCGATGCCGGCTTCTCTGTGTACTACGTGCCCGGCGCACGTGTGGTGCACTATTGGCAAAGCACCAGCCGATCCGTATCTGAGCTGGCATACCGCGCCGGCCAGAACAGCCGGCGTTATTACTACGCCAAACACCATGGCCCGATCGCACACGCCGTCATACAATGCTTGCTGGCAACGAAAGAACTTGCCTTGATCACAGCGGCCACCCTTAAGCGCGATACCACCTCGCAGCAGTTCCATCGGCGTATGCTGGCGAACGTGTTCACGGCGCTGCCGCCGCCAACAGGATCGCACTGA